The Oncorhynchus nerka isolate Pitt River linkage group LG24, Oner_Uvic_2.0, whole genome shotgun sequence genome has a window encoding:
- the LOC115108509 gene encoding complement C1q tumor necrosis factor-related protein 7-like isoform X2 produces MWRLVGVAFLCQCVIGQLLEAKVRGTPPRLICSVPGLPGTPGKPGPNGPPGANGSVGIPGRDGRDGRRGEKGEKGGAGVKGKVGPTGKLGQRGDRGPGGKRGPGGESGDGGLPGPPGPLGKKGDKGQRGPRGVAGVCRCGSLVPKAAFSVGITSSYPAEKEPIKFNKVLLNEGGHYNPETGKFICAYPGIYYFSYDITLANKHLAIGLVQNGQYRIKTFDANTGNHDVASGSLVMFLNPEDEVWLEIFFKDQNGLFADAGWSDSLFSGFLIYADTNYLDSLAEDYA; encoded by the exons ATGTGGCGGTTGGTAGGCGTGGCCTTTTTGTGCCAGTGTGTGATTGGTCAGCTGCTGGAGGCCAAGGTGAGAGGAACTCCACCTCGTCTGATCTGCAGTGTTCCGGGGTTGCCAGGAACACCAGGTAAACCTGGCCCCAACGGGCCTCCAGGGGCCAACGGGAGCGTAGGAATCCCAGGAAGAGATGGCAGAgatggcaggagaggagagaaaggagagaagggtgGAGCAG GGGTAAAGGGGAAAGTCGGCCCAACGGGTAAACTTGGCCAGCGGGGTGACCGGGGTCCTGGTGGGAAGAGGGGTCCTGGTGGAGAGAGCGGGGATGGGGGCCTACCTGGTCCTCCAGGGCCCCTTGGGAAGAAAGGGGACAAGGGCCAGCGAGGGCCAAGGGGGGTGGCAGGAGTCTGCCGGTGTGGCAGCCTGGTGCCTAAAGCAGCCTTCTCTGTGGGAATCACCAGCAGTTACCCTGCTGAGAAGGAACCTATCAAGTTCAACAAGGTCCTCCTCAATGAGGGGGGCCACTACAACCCAGAGACGGGTAAGTTCATCTGCGCCTACCCAGGCATCTACTACTTCTCCTATGACATCACACTGGCCAACAAGCATCTGGCCATCGGGCTGGTGCAGAACGGACAGTACCGCATCAAGACATTTGACGCAAACACAGGAAACCATGACGTGGCCTCTGGGTCCTTAGTAATGTTCCTGAACCCAGAAGACGAGGTGTGGCTGGAGATCTTCTTCAAGGACCAGAATGGCCTGTTTGCAGATGCAGGGTGGTCTGACAGCCTGTTCTCTGGATTCCTGATCTATGCAGACACCAACTACCTGGACTCACTAGCAGAGGACTACGCATAG
- the LOC115108509 gene encoding complement C1q tumor necrosis factor-related protein 7-like isoform X1, translating to MRLGGLTTERKRKRESKTQRYPLGPTSGAVAVVWQERELRMWRLVGVAFLCQCVIGQLLEAKVRGTPPRLICSVPGLPGTPGKPGPNGPPGANGSVGIPGRDGRDGRRGEKGEKGGAGVKGKVGPTGKLGQRGDRGPGGKRGPGGESGDGGLPGPPGPLGKKGDKGQRGPRGVAGVCRCGSLVPKAAFSVGITSSYPAEKEPIKFNKVLLNEGGHYNPETGKFICAYPGIYYFSYDITLANKHLAIGLVQNGQYRIKTFDANTGNHDVASGSLVMFLNPEDEVWLEIFFKDQNGLFADAGWSDSLFSGFLIYADTNYLDSLAEDYA from the exons ATGCGACTGGGGGGGCTgacaacagagaggaagagaaaaagagagtccAAAACGCAGCGTTATCCATTAGGACCCACATCTGGCGCTGTGGCTGTAGTTTGGCAGGAGAGAG agCTGAGGATGTGGCGGTTGGTAGGCGTGGCCTTTTTGTGCCAGTGTGTGATTGGTCAGCTGCTGGAGGCCAAGGTGAGAGGAACTCCACCTCGTCTGATCTGCAGTGTTCCGGGGTTGCCAGGAACACCAGGTAAACCTGGCCCCAACGGGCCTCCAGGGGCCAACGGGAGCGTAGGAATCCCAGGAAGAGATGGCAGAgatggcaggagaggagagaaaggagagaagggtgGAGCAG GGGTAAAGGGGAAAGTCGGCCCAACGGGTAAACTTGGCCAGCGGGGTGACCGGGGTCCTGGTGGGAAGAGGGGTCCTGGTGGAGAGAGCGGGGATGGGGGCCTACCTGGTCCTCCAGGGCCCCTTGGGAAGAAAGGGGACAAGGGCCAGCGAGGGCCAAGGGGGGTGGCAGGAGTCTGCCGGTGTGGCAGCCTGGTGCCTAAAGCAGCCTTCTCTGTGGGAATCACCAGCAGTTACCCTGCTGAGAAGGAACCTATCAAGTTCAACAAGGTCCTCCTCAATGAGGGGGGCCACTACAACCCAGAGACGGGTAAGTTCATCTGCGCCTACCCAGGCATCTACTACTTCTCCTATGACATCACACTGGCCAACAAGCATCTGGCCATCGGGCTGGTGCAGAACGGACAGTACCGCATCAAGACATTTGACGCAAACACAGGAAACCATGACGTGGCCTCTGGGTCCTTAGTAATGTTCCTGAACCCAGAAGACGAGGTGTGGCTGGAGATCTTCTTCAAGGACCAGAATGGCCTGTTTGCAGATGCAGGGTGGTCTGACAGCCTGTTCTCTGGATTCCTGATCTATGCAGACACCAACTACCTGGACTCACTAGCAGAGGACTACGCATAG